The following is a genomic window from Pedobacter sp. KBS0701.
CATTAGCAAACCAACTTTAGATGCTTTGCAAAAAACAATCCGCGATTTTTTAAACAATAATAAATTCAGTAATGAAAGTTATAAACCTCAGGAACGTATAGACTGTAGTTTTATCATCACCATCAATTCATGGGATGGTGGCTCTGGATATACTGCCGAAGCACAGATTCAAAGCAGTCGCCCTGTTTTTAACAGCTCTTACAATAGCACTTTGTTAAATATGAGCGATAAGAATTTCGATTTTAATTTCAACGATGGGGCCACAATCGACTTCTCTGATCAAAATTACATTTCCAATATCAGTGCCCTCCTCACCTACTATGCTTATACCATCATCGGTATGGATAAAGATAGTTTTAGCAAAATGGGCGGAACTCCTTTTTACAAAAAAGCACAGAATATTATTAACCTTGCACAGGCTTCCGGCAATACCGGCTGGAGGGCAGCCGATGGCTTACGTAACCGCTTTTGGTTCAACGAAAATGTTTTAAACCCCATTTTTGCCGAGCTCCGCAATTTCATTTACAGCTATCATTTAAGTGGCCTGGATCAGCTAACCGACAATGATAAAGGCTTAACGCAGATTGTTGCCGCACTACCTGCACTGCAACAAATGGATAAGCAGAAACTGGGCTCTATTTTCCCTAATGTTTACTTTGCCACTAAAGCCGAAGAAGTAACCAATGTACTTTCTAAACTCAATGGACAAGAGCGCATGAAAGCCTATAATATGCTGGCAGAAATCGATCCGGCAAATATTGGTAAGTACGAGGGACTGAAGAAGAATTAATATTGTTGGTCAATAGTTTGATAGCTCATGGTTTATAGCTTAGCAATTGATTATTAAATCGGTTAATTATATATCAAGCCCATCAGTCAACCAGTTTCAACAGTTAACTGCTATATGGCGTTGTGTAGCTAAAATATAGTTTCTAAAAATGATGAAAAGATTTTTATTAATTACAATTTGTCTTTTACCATTAAGCTTGCTGGCACAATCTTCATTTACCATTAAGGGCTTTGGCAAAGCTTATAAAAATGGCGATAAGATATTTTTAACTTATCGGCAAGGTGATCAACTTATTGAAGATTCTACTTTGGTAAACAAAGGTTCCTTCGAGTTTAGAGGGAATTTTAAAACTAAAGTAAGAGGCTACATTTGCCGAAATGACAATCCCCGATTTGCATCCGAACTATTTGATTCATTTGATATTTACATTGAAGCAGGACAGATTACGCTGAATTCTCCAGATACTTTAAACAATTCCATTATTTCTGGAACTCCATTAAATAATGATTATGCTAAACTTCACGCCGCTTTAAAATCCCTTAAAGAAAAAAAAATAAAAGATCCCGGTAAACTTAGTGCAGAAGAACTAAAGGATACGGCTTTGGTAAACCTAATCAAAGCTAAAGCTCAGACTGCATATTACGAAACATTTCCTATCCAGTTTAGCTTTGTAGATAAACATCCGAATTCCTATGTAAGTTTATTGACTTTAAGTCAAATAGCACGCACCAGTAAATATCTGCCACGCGTAGCGAAAAGTTTTGCAAAATTATCTATCGAACTTAAAGAAATGCCAGAAGGCAAAAAAATAGCAAAAGATATTTTGGAGGGCAAAAAAATTTCTATAGGCATGATGGCAAAAGACTTTATCCAAAATGATATAAATGGTAATCCGGTCAGACTTTCAACTTATCAGAACAAATATGTCCTTGTCGATTTTTGGGCTTCCTGGTGCCAACCTTGTCGAGAAGAAAATCCAAATGTTTTAGCTGTTTATCATCAGTACAAAGAAAAAAACTTTACGGTCCTCAGCGTATCGATCGACGTATTGGCGAATAAAGCAAACTGGTTAAACGCCATTAAAGAAGATCAGTTACCCTGGATGCAGGTGTCTGATCTTAAAAAAGAAAACGAAGCGGCTAAACTTTATGGCGTTACTTCCATACCATCGAATGTACTTATTGATCCTAGCGGAAGAATAATTGCAAAAGATATCAAGGGAAAAGAACTACGCGATAAAATGGCTGAATTATTAGGTGCTAAGTAATTGTATTGAGACGGGTTAACTGGTTAATTATCTGAATTGGTTAATTGTATATCATGCCCATTAGTTAACCAATTAAACAGTAAGTAGTTTCTCTGTTTGTGATGATTAATTTTAGAAAAGCAATTTCAGCTTTTCAATTAAAGCCAGTCCTGCTTTCGTTCATACGCCTGCAGGCCTTAAACGCAGGCAGGTATCCACATCAATTAGGTTTAATAACTTCGGTTAGTTTTTCATATTAGGGAGTTTCCTTTCTAAAGCCTGATTTTATACAACATTTTTCCCTACCCAGCGTCTTATATCACAGTTAAGCAATAACCAGTTTCAATAATTAACCGATAAAGCTAAAAATTTGTTAAAATATTTTGATATTACGAATATCTTCGTACATTTGAATACGAAATAATTCGTACAACTTGTAACATATGACTAATCATAACATCAAACCAACAGAAGGTGAAATGGAAATCCTCCAGGTGCTTTGGCAAAAGGGGAATGCAACGGTAAGAGAAGTTCATGAAGCATTAAATAAAAAAGACTCCGGGTATACCACCACCTTAAAACTGATGCAGATTCTGCATGAGAAAGGAATGGTAGAAAGAGATACCAACCAAAAAACACATATTTATAAAGCGCTTGTTAGTCAGGATAAAACTGAAAAGCAATTGGTAAACAAAATGATCGATAACGTATTTAACGGATCGGCAGCGAGGTTGGTGATGCAGGCTTTGGGTAACCACAGTGCAAGTGCAGAAGAAATTGACGAAATAAAAAAATATTTAGATAGCCTGAAGTAAGGCTATTGTTGAAGGTTGAAAGGTGTAGGGTTCAGATCCCTAATAAGCAGTAAAATTTTCGGGTTGTCCCCGCATAAAAAATTAAAACCACCGTTATGGAAACTTTATTACAACAGTTTATCAAAGCTTTTGGCTGGAGTATTTTAAACTCACTCTGGCAAAGCGCCATTATTTATGGCATCCTGTTTATCGTCATGCTCAGCATTCCGAAACTGGCGGCAAAATATAAGCACAACCTTGCTTTTGGTGCGATCATGTTAATGTTTATTGGCTTCAGCTACAATATCATCCACCAGTTAACATTGAATATAAATGATCATGCCCCCGCAATCAGCCCTCAAAATATTCAGGTTTACCAATATTTCAATAACCTGCCACCAAGTTTTAGCAGTAAGGCAGAGCAATATTTTCCTATTGTAGTCATATTTTATGCTATCGGTATTGTGCTTCAGTTATTCGTTATTATTAAAGGCTATGGTCAGCTTTCAAAATTGAAAAAAGAAAGTTTAAGTACCATTCCAGACAGTTGGAAAACTATTTTCGAGCAAGTAACTACCCGCCTTAAAATTAATAAAGTTATCCGGTTCCACCTCTCATCTATTGTTAACGTGCCTTTGGTGATCGGTTATTTGAAACCTGTGGTATTATTTCCACTGGCCCTGGTAAGCCAATTAGATAACGATCAGGTAGAAGCGATATTAATCCATGAGTTATCGCATATCAGAAGAAATGATTTCCTATTGAACCTCATTAAAACAGCCATAGAAACATTATTATTCTATAATCCATTTGTATGGATGGCTGGTAGATTTATACATATTGAACGTGAGCATGCCTGCGATGATCTGGTATTAAAAATTACCGGAAAACCATTGAATTATGCCCACGCCCTGCTTAAACTCGAATTATTAAAAGATAAAAACAGTCCGGCTTATGCACTGGCAGCAACAGGCCAGACCCAGAATTTGTATCAACGCATTAAAAGAATAACCAACATGAAAACAAATTATTTAAACGCCAAACAACAAATGGCAGCCTTAACTTTAGGGGTAGCTTGCTTGTTTTCTATTGCCTGGATCAATCCAACAGAAAAGAAAAAAGAAAACAAAATACAACCTAAACAGGAAATTTTAAGCGTACGGTCTGCGAACGGAACCATAAGCCACCTGATCTGTACCGATACTACCAAAAAGCGTAAAATCAAAATTATTACCATTGATGCAAATGGCAACAAAAAAGAGTACAATTCTCTTAAAGAAATGCCTGATAGCCTAAGAAAAGATTTTTACAGGGACGAACTTTTTGGCGGCAACGGAATATACAGGATCAATCTTGACAGTTCATTTAAATTTAGATTAAACGATTCTCTTCTAAATAAAAAACTTTATAAAGAGTATAACTCACCAGAAGCACAGGCCAAATGGAAAAAATTTGGCGAAGATATGGCCAAACAATACAGCTCTCCTGAGGCACAAGCTAAATGGAAAAAATTTGGCGAAGATGTAGCCAAACAATACAGCTCACCAGAAGCACAGGCTAAATGGAAAAAATTTGGCGAAGATATTGCCAAACAATACAATTCACCAGAAGCACAGGCTAAATGGAGAAAATTCAGCGAAGAGATGCAAAAGAAAATGAATTCTCCGGAGGCTCAGGCAAAATGGAAAAAATTTGGCGAAGATATGGCTGCAAAAATCAATACACCAGAGTTTAGAGCCCAGTTGGATAACATTAGAATGCAGGTATTGAAATCAGGTGATATGGTTAATTTATCAGGCCTAACCAACTTACAATCTGATTCTATATTTAAAGGAAATAGAAACACACTTACCGGCCCAGATGGAACAGTATTCTTTTACAACGACAACAATAACACCAACAGCAAAGTAAAACAGACTGAAGAATATAAAAAGCTGAAAGAAAAATTCGATAGCGAGGTGAAGGAACTGAAAGAGAAAATGGAGAAAAAAGAAAAAATTGATGGTGGCAACAAAAGTTCACAGATCAGTCCTGCTGTAATGCTTTACAACAATAAAAATTTTTCAGATCCAGCTAAAATATTGAAAATCGAGAATGCGGTAGTAACCTATAAAAAAGCTGATTTTAAAATTGCAGATCAGTTGGCATTAAAAAGTTTTCTAAAAACTGATAACCCAATTGCCATTGCAAATAACAACACCATCAGCATTTCGATTAAATAAAACAACACACAACCAAACAGATTAAGGAACAGCGGAGAAAATTCTCCGCTGTTTTTGTTTGATAAATTTCGACTTAATTTAATTTGTACCTTCGCCAGCCTTTAAAATTACTTTATTATGCGCTCCATTAAGTTTAACATCATTGTCCTTTTAACCATTCTGAGTTTAACTACTTTTGCCCAAACAAAAGTGGTTTCTAACTCATATAGCTTTGGTATTATTTTAAAAATCGAAAAATTTGCAGGCAGGGATTTTCGATATTCATTGGAATTAAAATCGACAGATACAGACTCACTGAAAAACATCGTGATTAAAGTCCAACAGGTTATTAACGATGACGAATGGCTTGATGTTAATTTAGCGAAAGACGTGACCAAAGATACCGTATGGCATTCTTTAAAAATCAGCAGTAAAATAAATCCAAGGGCTAAAGAAATATGGCTCTATGCCAATTTTGAAGGTAATGGGAACTTTTTCGTGGATAATTTAAAGTTCGAAATTAAAACTGAAAGTGGAGATTGGGAAAAGTTTCCTATAAAAAACGCAGATTTTGAAAATAATGAAAATAATCCATTAAAAGATTTTCGAACCAATGCAAATATACCAGACGGTAGCACTATTGGTTTACGAAACAGAACAGATTCAATTGGCGGAAAAGCATTATTGATTAAAACAACAAAAGCTTCAGTGATTTTTAAAACCAACTACGGTGCCAATAAACGCATTGGAAAATATTGCAATATCAATGGAATAAAAATCTATTACGAAACTTACGGTACCGGCGAACCTTTATTATTGTTGCATGGAAATGGACAGTCGATTGTAGATTTTAACAAACAGATACCCGAATTAGCCAGATATTATCGTGTTATTGCCGTTGATACCCGTGCACAGGGAAAGAGTATTGATAATGATTCTTCTAAATTAAGTTACGATATTTTTGCTTCTGACATGAAGGCTCTTTTAGATTCCCTGAACCTTAAAAAAGTAAATGTTTTAGGATGGAGTGATGGAGGAAATACAGGATTGATCATGGCCATTAAATATCCAGATTACGTTGGAAAGTTGGTTGTAATGGGTGCGAATCTAAATCCAACAGAAAATGCAGTTGAAAAAAGCATGCTAAATCAATTAAAAAAAGATCTAAAAAAGCTTCAGCAAAAACAAGATACAGAATCAAAGCAAATGACAAGATTGCTTTTGATGTTATCCACAGAACCCAACATCAATGTTGAAGACTTGCATACAATCAGTGCGAAAACATTGGTACTGGCCGGAGAAAAGGATGTAATTAAAGCTGAACATACCAGGCTTATTGCCAGCAACATCAGCGGCTCACAGCTAATTATTTTCAAGAAGCAAACGCACATGGTACCTAACGAAAATCCTCTGCTTTTTAATGAAACTGTACTTAATTTTTTAAAACAGGAAGATGTAAAGAATTAATGAAATTTGTTTCGCTGTTTTTGTTTTATACTGGCCTGTTGAATAAATTTTAATATTTTTGCTTAGCATGCTACAAAAACTTTCTATCCGTAATTACGCATTAATTGATAGTCTTGATATCGAATTCGATAAAGGCTTAAATATCATCACAGGTGAAACCGGTGCTGGTAAATCGATCATACTTGGCGCATTATCGCTAATTTTGGGTCAGCGGGCAGAAAGCAAATACTTTTTTAACCAGGATAAAAAATGTGTTATTGAAGGTAGTTTTGTATTGGCAGACGAAAACCTGAAAGAACTTTTTGAAGAAAATGACCTGGATTTTTTAAACGAAAGCCTTTTACGCAGGGAAATTTCTATCGATGGTAAAACAAGATCGTTCATTAACGATACGCCTGTTAATTTATCTATACTGAAACAGATCGGCGAAAAACTGATCGATATCCACTCGCAGCATGCCACGCAGGAGATCAATGATGCTGATTTTCAATTATTGATTGTTGATTCGCTTGCAAACCACAAATCATTATTGTTCGACTACCGTAGTGGGTTTAAAAAACTCAGACAGGATACTTCCCTGTTAAAAAAATTAATCGCTGAAGCCGACGAAGCCCGTAATAAACAGGATTATGAACAGTTTTTGCTTAACGAACTCGAACAGGCAAAATTACAGGAAGGCGAACAGGAAGAACTGGAACAAGAGTTGGAACGATTAACCCATGCCGAAACCATTAAACGGGCGTTACTTACCACTTCGGGTTTAATTAACGAAAGCGAACCTTCTGCCCTCCAGATTTTAAAAGAAGCTTCGTTACAGTTACAAGGCATAGAAAAATTCGATCCGGCAATTAATGTACTTTACGAACGTTTACGCTCATCAATTATAGAAATAAAAGATATCACCGATGAGGTTTCTGGCATTGAAGAAAATACCATACACAGCGCTGATCGTTTAGAGCTTGTAAATCAGAGACTGGATCTTTTTTATTCACTTCAACAAAAACACAGGTTAGCCAATAATACAGAACTGTTAGCCTTTCAAAAGCAATTGGAAGAGAACCTGAACAAACTCCTATCCTCTGATGAGCATATTGAAAAACTTCAGAAAGAAATCAATCAGCTTAAAAAAGAATTGCATAAACAGGCTAACCAGTTAAGTGCTAACCGAAAAAAAGCAATTAAGGTGGTAGAAGAGCAAACCGGCACCACATTAAAAAAAGTGGGAATGCTAAATGCTAAATTGTTTCTGGATCAAAAAACCATATCAGAACTGAATAAAGACGGACTGGATGAAATTAACCTGCTTTTTACAGCAAATGCTGGCCAGGCCCCTGCACCGGTAAATAAAGTAGCTTCTGGTGGTGAATTATCCCGATTAATGTTGGCTATAAAAGCTTTATTGGCCAAACACACTTCGCTACCCACCATTATTTTCGACGAAATTGATACCGGAATTTCTGGTGAAACCGCGTTAAAAGTTGGAGAAGTAATTGCTGATTTAGGACAGAACATGCAGGTAATTTCAATTACGCACCTGCCGCAGATTGCAGCCAAAGGTATCTCACATTACTTCGTTCATAAAAACGAGGATAATGGAAAAACCACTACCGGAATCCGCAAGCTTAAACAGGAAGAACGCATTGGTGTAATTGCCGAAATGTTAAGTGGGAAAAACCCAGGTTCGTCTGCCATGGAAAATGCGCGGGAGTTGCTCGCCTAATTCTGACATTACGTCATCTCGAGCGGAGTGCAACGTAGTCGAGAGATCTATCTAGGCAGATCTCTCCATTCCACTGCGTTTCAGTCCAGATGACGACTTTTCTTATGGATTTGTTAATGGTAGGGAAATGTTGTTGTGCTGTCAGATGTTCCTATCTGAAAGCTAAAAAGAAAAGCACTAATAATTTTACATCATGATTTAGACATAAACTAACAAATTAGTTTATATTTAATGAATGAAATCTTTTATACTTTTACTTTCATTTTTAGCCATTGGTAACTTTTGTCTTGCTCAACAAAGTTATGTCCTTTCGGGTATAATTAAAGATAAACGCGGCGAGGCTTTACCTGGAGCTGGCGTATATGTAAGTGGCTATAAAATTGCTACGGCAACAGATAATAATGGCCAATACACCCTTCCCTTAAAACCAGGAAACTACGATATTTTAGTACAATTAATTGGCTACAAAGCGTTAAATAAAAACGTAGTGATTGCTGATAAAGCTGTAAAACTTGATCTTACCCTTGAAGAAAGTGTAACTCAATTGGCAGAAGTAACCATTAAACCCGATCCGAACAGAGAACATTATATTGGCATGTTTAAGGACTATTTTATTGGAACCACGCCTAATGCAGAACAGTGTAAGCTTATCAATCCTAAAGTATTGATTATCGATTACGATAAAGAGGAACATAAACTCACCGTAAAAACCACCGAATTTCTGATTGTCGAAAACAAGGCGCTTGGATACCGCATTAAATACCTTTTGAATAATTTTGAATACGACAGTAAAACAAGAATCATCTATTATGAAGGTTTTCCTTATTATGAAGACTTAAAAGGATCAGCAAGAAGGAAGAAAATTTGGGATCAAAAACGGATTACCGCTTATCTGGGATCGCCGCAGCATTTTTTCAGATCAATTTATAATGGCAAGGCAACTGAAGAGGGCTTTATCATTAATAAATTAATTACTCAGCCAAATCCTGACAAACCTTCAGATAGTACCATAAATGTCAATATTAAACGTTTAACAAAAGTGCAGGAAGGTTTATTACGCAAACCGATAACCATTAATCATGAAGATTCGCTCAGTTACTGGATCAGAAAGAAAAACCTACCAGGTGGAATTTCTTTTTTAAGCCGTGCTCCGGTAATGCAGGATACACTGGTGCATGTAAAAAATCAAAGTATTAAAAGCTTCAATTTTACGGATCAACTTTATGTTATCTACACAAAAGAAAGGGAGAATCCTGCTTACGCTAACCGGATCGGCCTGTCTATTGCCCGACCGTTAGATACGCCCGATTACCAGATTTCTACCATAGCCTTACATGTTGTTCCGGTATATTTTTACGAAAACGGCGCTATTTACAACCCGCGTTCGATGCTTTATTCAGGTTATTGGGGCTGGGAAAAAATTGCTGATAGTGTACCTATGGATTATTTGCCACCAGCCAGTGTAGATGGGAAAAATTGAGAAAATTAAATCCAGCCAAATAAAAGCATGCGTATAATATAGAGAACAAGTATTTTTCCTTTTTTTGAAAAGCAAATGCAGTGCTCTTCGGTTTCAACAGTCCCGCACTTCGTTACAAATCCTCGCCCTCATGCTTTGGGCTGTGGGTTTTCCACTGCGGTCGGGTTTACCTGACAGGACTGGTAATACTATTGAGGGGCTTTAGAACTATTCAGCACCTACCGCTGTTCAATAAACCTGACAGAGCGGGTAGGTAGTCCACAGTGAAGCGCAGCGTAACGAGGACTACAAGCGATGGCGGGACCGCTGTAGCCATGAAAAACGGAGCTTTCGTTTTCAAATAAAAAACGACTCTTGTTGTAAACCAGGCTTATTTTAGAGAAATTATCTTCTTAAAGATCCTTCTCTGCGCTCAGGATGACAGCGCTCATGCTTTGGGCTGTGGGTTTTCTACTGCGGTCGGGTTTACCTGACAGGACTGGTAATACTATTGAGGGGCTTTAGAACTATTCCGCACCTACCGCTGTTCAATAAACCCGACAGAGCGGGTAGCCCCACAGTGAAGCGCAGCGTAACGAGGACTACAAGCGATGGCGGGACCGCTGTAGCCATGAAAAACGGAGCTTTCGTTTTCAAATAAAAAACGACTCTTGTTGTAAACCAGGCTTATTTTAGAGAAATTATCTTCTTAAAGATCCTTCTCTGCGCTCAGGATGACAGCGCTCATGCTTTGGGCTGTGGGTTTTCTACTGCGGTCGGGTTTACCTGACAGGACTGGTAATACTATTGAGGGGCTTTAGAACTATTCCGCACCTACCGCTGTTCAATAAACCCGACAGAGCGGGTAGCCCCACAGTGAAGCGCAGCGTAACGAGGACTACAAGCGATGGCGGGGCTACTGCCGCCATGGAAAACGGAGCTTTCATTTTCAGAAAACAATATTTGCTGTTCACTTAACTTATTTTGATCAAATTCTCTTTTAAAGATCCTTCACTGCGCTCAGGATGACAAATTGTATCAGCCTGGTCTCAGCTTGAAATGATGATTAATTATAAATGTTAAATTTGTTAAAATTCTTTTTCGTTTTTAATAAATATTACGCCTTTTGGTTACATTCGTCTCCATGATTAAAAGCCTTTTAGTAGCCCTTACGCTGATTATTCTGGGTACTAATGCCATTGCTCAAAACACTTTCTCAATTAGTGGTTTGGTTAGGGATCAAAAAGATGGATTACCAGGTGCAAGTATCTACTTGAGTGGTTATAAAATTGCTACTGTTGCTGATAATGACGGAAGATTTAAACTCTCCAACCTAAAGCCGGGCAGTTACGATTTACTCGTTCAACTGGTTGGTTACCTCCCCTATTCTAAAAGTGTAATCATCTCGGATAAATCGGTCCAGGTAGAGCTTGTTTTAAAAGAAAATGTTGCCCAGCTTGATGAAGTGGTGATCAGGGCTGACCCTAACCGCCAGAAATATATTAACCAGTTTAAAGAATTTTTTATTGGCAAAACGCCAAATGCAACTCAATGCAAAATCTTAAATCCTCAGGTTTTAAATGTAGATTATGATGTAACCAAAAGTACCCTCAGCGTTTCTACAACCGAATTTTTGGTGGTCGAAAATAAAGCTTTGGGCTACCGCCTTAAATACATGCTCGATCATTTCGAATACAATTCGCGAACCCACATTATTTATTATTCTGGTCATCCGTTTTTTGAAGAATTAAAAGCTTCAGCAGCTAAAAAGAAAAAATATATTGCCGCCCGTGAAGTGGCCTATTATGGTTCTTCGCAACATTTTTTCCGTTCGCTTTATGCCAATAAAACAAAGGAAGAAGGTTTTATCATCAATAAAATGATCAAAATCCCCAACCCTAATCGTTATCCGCAATACATCATCAATACCAATTTAGAAAAGATTAAGGCCGTCCCCGAAAAAACCGGCATCAGGCAAACCAAAGGAAAAATAGATACAGCGTTGCTTGCCTTTTGGACCAAGCAACAGGAAATGCCGAAAACCATCGATAAATTTTCGCGAGCGGATGTGCTTACAGATACTTTAGTGCATTACTTTAACCAGAATTTAAAATACCTAAGTTATACTGATGCCTTGCTGATTCAATATACCAAAGAGAAAGAATCGCTGGCTTATTCTAAAACCGGTTTCTGGATTTTCAGGCCTTTAGATGTCCCCGAAAATGAAATCTCCGTTGCCAATTTAACCGGCGAAGGTGTACGTTTTTACGAAAATGGTGGCATTTATGATTCGCGCTCGCTCCTTTTCGAAGGCTATTGGGCTTATGAAAAAGTAGCAGATATGGTGCCGATGGATTATGTACCGCTTCCGAAGAAGGAATGATGGATGATTTGAGATGGAAAATGTAAGATGTATGATGGGATCTAAAACTAAAATTGTTGAAAAGTAACCATTATTGATACTTAAAATTACTAAAAATATTAGTAATTTTAAATTATGATTGGCGAAGAAGAAAAACAGTATTTTAAAGGACGGGGTGCTCAGGTTAATCCACACAATAAGTTTTTAAAAGATGTTTACATCAAGGAACATCATGAAGGCATAGATGATTGGGAAGAAAGCGACCGCAAAACATCCTTTATTTTCGAAAATTCAAAAACCATCGTAAACAAGGTTGACAGTCCGGATGTGGGCATGGCCTACTCGCTTAATCCCTATCAGGGATGTGAGCATGGCTGTACCTATTGTTATGCCCGCAACTCTCACCAATATTGGGGTTATAGTGCAGGTATCGAGTTTGAAAGAAAAATAATTGTAAAAAAAGACGCACCTGAACTGTTTAAAAAGTTTTTGGAAAAAAAAGGTTGGGATGCAACCACCATTTCACTTTCGGGTAATACCGATTGCTATCAACCTGCGGAAAGGAAATTTAAACTCACCCGCCAATTACTCGAAATCGCGCTGGCATACAAGCAGCCCATCGGCATGATTACTAAAAATTCTTTGATCCTCCGCGATCAGGATATTTTACAGGAAATGGCCAAGCTAAACCTCTGTATGGTTTATGTTTCCATCAATAGTTTAAATGAAGATCTGCGCCAGGTGATGGAACCGCGTACCACTACAGCAAAACAACGCTTAAGAGTGGTGGAGGAATTAAGCAAAGCCGGTATACCTATGGGGGTGATGGTCGCTCCTCTCGTTCCCGGTTTAAGCGATCATGAAATTCCGAAAATTTTAAAAGCTGTAGCCAATGCCGGTGCCATTAAAGCAGGTTATACTGTAGTTCGGTTAAACGGAGCGATAGGACAGATATTTGAAGATTGGCTGCGCAAAAACTTTCCTGACCGTTTCGAGAAAGTCTGGCATTCGATTCAGAGTTGCCACGGCGGTAATGTAAACGACAGCCGTTTTGGCGACCGAATGCGTGGCGATGGCAATATCTCGCAGATGATCAGGGATAATTTCAGGCTGCACTGCCGTTTGAACGGCTTAAATGTAAAGGATATTATTTTAGACCACACTTTGTTCAAAATCCCAAGTAATCAGGTGAGTCTGTTTTAACATTTGGGGAGAAAAATCCCTAGCGCTCCGTGGCCGTGGTTTTATCATCACGGCTATCTCAAATTAGTTGATCACAATTTGTAATTCTACCGCGTTGACACATCTTTTTTAAGAATAGTTTAGCATCATGCTGGGTTGCTTAAAAGAAGTATAGGCTGTACCGAAGAACGTCGTCAATCCCAAGAGCCAGGGAAATCAAAAAAACAGGTGCAGTTCAGGTAAATTGGCAGTAACAAACCTGAAACGCAGTAGTTTTGTGTTCATAAGCGATGATTTAATAGTTAAAAAATATTGAACACAAAATGAAGTGCCGCTGTTTTTTTGATGTGCATGGGATTGTGCAAAAGGCTCATTGCTGGATCCGATAGTCATCGGATGACAAAGCGCTTTGGGTACTTTGGCGCTCCAAAATGCGCAGCATTCTTGAACGCCGCTAAAAACAATATTAACCGTGAAAAACTACCATGCCCCACGGCATAGAGCGAAAAACTACAGTTAACAGTCGTTACCGATTTGCAATAGGGATTTTTGAGCTTCGGGTTTGTGATCTGCCTTAATTAATTTGTAATCCAGCTTGATAAAACTTAGTTTTAACACCATGAACATTGCATTAG
Proteins encoded in this region:
- a CDS encoding DUF4835 family protein, which gives rise to MIKKIVWILVLVGFGKLQAQELNARVTLLAPQVSNISKPTLDALQKTIRDFLNNNKFSNESYKPQERIDCSFIITINSWDGGSGYTAEAQIQSSRPVFNSSYNSTLLNMSDKNFDFNFNDGATIDFSDQNYISNISALLTYYAYTIIGMDKDSFSKMGGTPFYKKAQNIINLAQASGNTGWRAADGLRNRFWFNENVLNPIFAELRNFIYSYHLSGLDQLTDNDKGLTQIVAALPALQQMDKQKLGSIFPNVYFATKAEEVTNVLSKLNGQERMKAYNMLAEIDPANIGKYEGLKKN
- a CDS encoding TlpA disulfide reductase family protein, which translates into the protein MMKRFLLITICLLPLSLLAQSSFTIKGFGKAYKNGDKIFLTYRQGDQLIEDSTLVNKGSFEFRGNFKTKVRGYICRNDNPRFASELFDSFDIYIEAGQITLNSPDTLNNSIISGTPLNNDYAKLHAALKSLKEKKIKDPGKLSAEELKDTALVNLIKAKAQTAYYETFPIQFSFVDKHPNSYVSLLTLSQIARTSKYLPRVAKSFAKLSIELKEMPEGKKIAKDILEGKKISIGMMAKDFIQNDINGNPVRLSTYQNKYVLVDFWASWCQPCREENPNVLAVYHQYKEKNFTVLSVSIDVLANKANWLNAIKEDQLPWMQVSDLKKENEAAKLYGVTSIPSNVLIDPSGRIIAKDIKGKELRDKMAELLGAK
- a CDS encoding BlaI/MecI/CopY family transcriptional regulator — its product is MTNHNIKPTEGEMEILQVLWQKGNATVREVHEALNKKDSGYTTTLKLMQILHEKGMVERDTNQKTHIYKALVSQDKTEKQLVNKMIDNVFNGSAARLVMQALGNHSASAEEIDEIKKYLDSLK
- a CDS encoding M56 family metallopeptidase produces the protein METLLQQFIKAFGWSILNSLWQSAIIYGILFIVMLSIPKLAAKYKHNLAFGAIMLMFIGFSYNIIHQLTLNINDHAPAISPQNIQVYQYFNNLPPSFSSKAEQYFPIVVIFYAIGIVLQLFVIIKGYGQLSKLKKESLSTIPDSWKTIFEQVTTRLKINKVIRFHLSSIVNVPLVIGYLKPVVLFPLALVSQLDNDQVEAILIHELSHIRRNDFLLNLIKTAIETLLFYNPFVWMAGRFIHIEREHACDDLVLKITGKPLNYAHALLKLELLKDKNSPAYALAATGQTQNLYQRIKRITNMKTNYLNAKQQMAALTLGVACLFSIAWINPTEKKKENKIQPKQEILSVRSANGTISHLICTDTTKKRKIKIITIDANGNKKEYNSLKEMPDSLRKDFYRDELFGGNGIYRINLDSSFKFRLNDSLLNKKLYKEYNSPEAQAKWKKFGEDMAKQYSSPEAQAKWKKFGEDVAKQYSSPEAQAKWKKFGEDIAKQYNSPEAQAKWRKFSEEMQKKMNSPEAQAKWKKFGEDMAAKINTPEFRAQLDNIRMQVLKSGDMVNLSGLTNLQSDSIFKGNRNTLTGPDGTVFFYNDNNNTNSKVKQTEEYKKLKEKFDSEVKELKEKMEKKEKIDGGNKSSQISPAVMLYNNKNFSDPAKILKIENAVVTYKKADFKIADQLALKSFLKTDNPIAIANNNTISISIK
- a CDS encoding alpha/beta fold hydrolase, whose amino-acid sequence is MRSIKFNIIVLLTILSLTTFAQTKVVSNSYSFGIILKIEKFAGRDFRYSLELKSTDTDSLKNIVIKVQQVINDDEWLDVNLAKDVTKDTVWHSLKISSKINPRAKEIWLYANFEGNGNFFVDNLKFEIKTESGDWEKFPIKNADFENNENNPLKDFRTNANIPDGSTIGLRNRTDSIGGKALLIKTTKASVIFKTNYGANKRIGKYCNINGIKIYYETYGTGEPLLLLHGNGQSIVDFNKQIPELARYYRVIAVDTRAQGKSIDNDSSKLSYDIFASDMKALLDSLNLKKVNVLGWSDGGNTGLIMAIKYPDYVGKLVVMGANLNPTENAVEKSMLNQLKKDLKKLQQKQDTESKQMTRLLLMLSTEPNINVEDLHTISAKTLVLAGEKDVIKAEHTRLIASNISGSQLIIFKKQTHMVPNENPLLFNETVLNFLKQEDVKN